ATACAAAATCGGGTTTTGCGGGTAATTTTTTGCTTATTTATGGCTGTTTGGGTAGGTATATATGGTTTTTCTCAGCCAGCATTAGCTTTAACCGATGAGCAGAAATTGGTTTCAGAAGTTTGGCGCATTGTCAATAGAAGCTATTTGGATGAGACATTTAATCATCAAAATTGGGCAACTGTACGTCAAAAGACCTTAGCAAAACCCCTGAAAGACGAGCAGTCAGCTTATAAGGCAATCCAGGAAATGCTGAAAACCTTGGATGACCCGTTTACTCGGTTTTTAGACCCGGAGCAATATCGGAGTCTACAGGTGAATACTTCTGGAGAACTGACTGGAGTCGGATTACAAATTGCCTTAAACCAAGAAACGGGAAAATTAGAGGTAGTTGCCCCCATCGCAGGTTCGCCGGCAGAGAAAGTGGGAATTAAGCCGCGCGATCGCATTCTGCAAATCGAAGGATTGTCTACCCAAAACCTGACTTTGGATGAAGCTGCGGCTAGAATGCGAGGTCCGATTGGTAGTTTTGTGACGCTTTTGATTGCCAGGGATGGGGAAGCGGAAAAAGAGGTGCAAATTATGCGCGATCGCATTTCTTTAAATCCTGTAGTGGCAGAATTACGTCCTGGGAATCAGGGTAAATCCATTGGTTATGTCCGCCTAACTCAATTTAACGCCAATGCCGCAGCAGAGTTGGCACACGCAGTCAGTCAGTTAGAAAAAAAAGGTGCCGATGGCTATATCCTGGATTTACGGAATAATCCTGGGGGACTTTTGCAAGCAGGGGTAGAAATCGCTCGACTATGGCTAGATTCGGGGACAGTAGTTCATACAGTCAATCGTCAAGGAATTCAAGGTAGTTTTGAGTCCTTTGGTCCACCCTTAACTAGTGACCCCTTGGTAGTTTTAGTCAACGAGGGAACAGCTAGCGCTAGTGAGATTCTAGCAGGTGCATTACAAGATAACGGACGAGCAACTTTAGTTGGTGCAACCACCTTTGGTAAGGGTTTAATTCAATCTTTGTTTGAATTATCTGATGGTTCTGGCTTGGCAGTAACTATTGCTAAATATGAAACCCCTAAGCACCGAGACATTAATAAATTGGGAATTAAACCCGATAAAGTTATCCCCTCTGTATCAATTACCCGTGAACAAGTAGGTACGGAGGAAGATCCACAGTTTCAAGCGGCATGGGAATTTCTGCAAAAGAGTCCTGTGATTGTAGGGGTAAATTAGACAGAAGATTTCAGGGCGTAAGCGTCCTGATTTCATTCCCAAAGTTGAGCTAAATCTAAAGCTGCTAATTGCTGGTAGGCATGATTAATCACCCGCTTGCCGCGTAAAAATCCGGTATTTGCTCCTGGACAAATCACCGCCAGATTTTCTGGAGAAAAGTTTTCCAACAAATACTTGACACTTCTAATTTGTCTGTGCCAGTGAAAAGTCTTGGCTGTCTTGAATGGTGCAGGTTCACCTTGTTGATTGGGCAGAAGATGTCGTCCAGAAAACAAAATTCCTCCATGTTCGTTATGATACACACAGGCGGAACCGGGAGAATGTCCTGGTGTCCAGATAACCTTGGTGGTGGGATTGAGGGTTAATTCCCGATGGAAGGTTGTTAATTTTGCTTCCGGAATCAGATAAGCTTCTTGTTCTTGGATGATAATTTCACAGTTAAAAGCTTTTTGGTATTCCACTGCTTTCCCAATTGCCCCACGGTGGGTGATGATTAACCAACGGATGCCACCTTGGGAATCCATAAAACTTTGGTAAGATTCATCCCAAGCTGGAGAATCAATCAAGATGTTGCCTTCATTTCTTAC
The Calothrix sp. 336/3 DNA segment above includes these coding regions:
- the ctpA gene encoding carboxyl-terminal processing protease CtpA, giving the protein MGLIQNRVLRVIFCLFMAVWVGIYGFSQPALALTDEQKLVSEVWRIVNRSYLDETFNHQNWATVRQKTLAKPLKDEQSAYKAIQEMLKTLDDPFTRFLDPEQYRSLQVNTSGELTGVGLQIALNQETGKLEVVAPIAGSPAEKVGIKPRDRILQIEGLSTQNLTLDEAAARMRGPIGSFVTLLIARDGEAEKEVQIMRDRISLNPVVAELRPGNQGKSIGYVRLTQFNANAAAELAHAVSQLEKKGADGYILDLRNNPGGLLQAGVEIARLWLDSGTVVHTVNRQGIQGSFESFGPPLTSDPLVVLVNEGTASASEILAGALQDNGRATLVGATTFGKGLIQSLFELSDGSGLAVTIAKYETPKHRDINKLGIKPDKVIPSVSITREQVGTEEDPQFQAAWEFLQKSPVIVGVN
- a CDS encoding MBL fold metallo-hydrolase, with the protein product MCPLPPESNQTITKSPQIVFNSIFAFPPNRDTLGGTAYFIVRNEGNILIDSPAWDESYQSFMDSQGGIRWLIITHRGAIGKAVEYQKAFNCEIIIQEQEAYLIPEAKLTTFHRELTLNPTTKVIWTPGHSPGSACVYHNEHGGILFSGRHLLPNQQGEPAPFKTAKTFHWHRQIRSVKYLLENFSPENLAVICPGANTGFLRGKRVINHAYQQLAALDLAQLWE